Sequence from the Penaeus vannamei isolate JL-2024 chromosome 41, ASM4276789v1, whole genome shotgun sequence genome:
CCTGTTCCAAATATATTCCTGCAGTACATTTAGTGCCAGTATTTCAGCTGATTAGGTGTTCACAACATGTGGCCCATTTCCCAGAGGAGGGCCACGGTTTACTttctggggggcggggggggggggcatggtgcAATGAGAAAAGGGTTGACTTCAAATGAAACAGATTTTTTTCTCACCTACGGTTCATACAAAATGACttttcacaaaaataaataaataaaatggaatctTTTCTGAAAGTGTTCTTGTCCAATATCTATTGACCCCATTGCACTATCCATAGCCAGgagtaactgaatctgaaaaaaatGACAGTCACTGAACGGGGCAATGGAAATTATTATACATTAGGCCACCGAATTAAAAAGGATAGGAATCACTGCAGTCTATAttaaaggtgatatatatatatatatatatatatatatatatatatatatatatatatatgtatgtgtgtgtgtgtgtgtgtgtgtgtgtgtgtgtgtggatgcatacaGCATGAcatttatatacgaatatatatgcagGCTTTTTTAGTGCGATCTCTGAAACGCTTTGATACATTATCAAATATGTTTGCATTTAAGTGACCATTGTTAGAACATATTGAAACATTTTTCGACTTGTATGCCTTTAGCTTGATGAAAAGTAATACACCGGGAAGACTGCGATACTTTTCAATATATTTCAAACACGTCTCAAGGATTCATATTCTCAGTAGTGACGAATCATATCGTAGATAtgatcatacacatatatatacataaatatgtatatatatatatatatatgtgtgtgtgtgtgtgtgtgtgtgtgtgtgtgtgtgtgtgtgtgtgtgtgtgtgtgtgtgtagaaagctgtggatgagaatgaatatcttcacaatacaagagatgtatctgactggtttcgaatatatcttcgtcagaaatatatgtgaagatattcattctaattaataactttctacatttgtcagcatgattacagttcaatatatatatatatatatatatatatatatatatatatatgtgtgtgtgtgtgtgtgtgtgtgtgtgtgtgtgtgtgtgtgtgtgtctgtgtgtgtgtgtgtgtgtgtctgtgtgtgtgtgtacatatacaataaaCAAGGTACCAAGAAAGGAAGCCCGGCCATAGTTAGCCATCGCGATTTACACTGAACTGAACTCGGAAGtaaaatcactatcatttcttCCCGCTGTTTAGTACGAGTCAGGATTCAATTGCATGAACTTCATCGTAAAAATCATGTAAGGacttttatctaattattattatcatttttattattttaaagttACATGGACCTTCCCTGGTACAGTAATACTGATTGTAATGAAGAACATGATCATGGCGACTGTAGTAGTACTgctaatatatgatgataatgacaatgatgacgatgagaatgatagcagggatgattatgataaataacaataagaacagcagTGTTAAAGATAGCATAAAAATCAAAACttttactaatagtaatgatgtggaTGATTATAAAACGgaatgaaaaataacaagaacaataaggaTACTAACAACgggaaagataacaatgataataacagtaatacaatattaatagtagaagtaatgagaatgataagaagtATAAcattaaggataacaataaaggCCTAAATTGATTAAAGTGATAACCTTATGCAGGAATAAGCATccattgcctttttttttataccatttgTATTTTCAAAggaatcattgttgttattagtgtagCTATCGTCATCCTCAATGACAATTTtgccatcaatatcattgtcagtttcatatatttatcatacatatatatatatatatatatacatataaccatgcatacacacacataaacctattTCACTTTATTTCACTCTTAAAATGTCCGCGTAACCATGTCCACCAGagcgagacaaaagagagagttcGGCGTGACTATATAAACCCCGAGCTGGTCGTCGGCGCCATCATTCCCTCCGCCGCCATGTCCCTCAAGGTAGGCTCGCGGACTAGCTCTCCCGAGGCTGTGAAGTGACTCGTTAtttgaacaaaagagagaaatagtgaaaatgAAGAGCGCTGTCTATTTTGTATGCGTCAACTATGTTGTTCAATAAGGAACTAAATATGCATTTTGTGGTAGATAAAACAATTCAAGTAAAATTAGAGCTTGTAACTGTTCTCGTCAATGTTCAGATGAATTCGCAAAATAGGATTAATTTTTCTTAACTTCCAGATCGCCGTCATCGCTTGCCTGGCTGTCGTGGCCATCGCTGATAaggccccccatccccctccccccgccccctatcatcccccacctgccccctaccaccctccccatgccccctacCACAGTGAACCACATTACCCTGATGTAAGTGTGATATCCTGGTTCTCTTCTATTGCATTTCTTAATGAATAATTAAGTTGACTCTGGTTTTATTATCATGGATAGGTTACATGACAAATGAATTTCATTCCATTGCATTTTATTTAGTTGGACTTTTTCAATGCAAGAATTCATATGCATTATTTCTATGGATTATATTGCACGACTTGAAATTCTTACTTATTGATGCTAATTGGTACAATATTATGTAAGTCCATTCTTGAAATGAGACTTGACAGACAATTTGACCAAGTCCACTTTGTTTACTACACTCACGAGTTCTTTTGCCTTTCTGCAGGTTCCTCCCAAGTACGCCTACAACTACGGCATCTCCGACGACTACGGCGTCAACctcggccactcggagtcccgcgacggctacaagaccgagggcagctacaccgtggatctccccgacggccgcaagcagaccgtcaagtacgtggacaacggcgacggtctcgtagctgaggtcagctacgagggcgaggctcactaccccgagcacacccccgcctacaagcccgctccccccgcctacgcccctcctccccctgcgccCTATGAATGAATAATATGATTCCATTCtttgtaaaaacaaaaatcattcactcactcttcatcaaacatgttttttgttgttacatCATTCcaccaaagataataaaaataagttgaAATGACAATTACCATTCTTACCCCAGCTGCCTATTCCACATATATTTCCCGTAATTAAAAATCCCCAGCACAGTTATGCAAGTCTTTATGTAGATATTCAACTGGTCATATTCATGTAGAAACataaatcatacacatatatgtgaatatatacaaatatacaggcTTTTCAGAAACATCTCTGAAACACTTTGATATTCAAACATGTTTGTCCTTTACGCGAAAATTACTGGAACCTGGAAATAATTGTTTAGCTTAATGTGTTACATTTCGGCCAACCGCTCAATATATATCACACAAGTCTCAGTTAGGACTTTGCATTTTCAATAGTTACGAACCATTTCGTATGTTTCTTGATACCAAATTCATATAAAAAGATTCCCCTTTAGCTGTCCATCAAATGAATAATATCTCTATAGTCAAATTTGGAGTTGTTAATTAATGGAATACTACATGGTAAGAATTTCCAACGCGTCCGGGCCATATGATGTGGCACTGACTTCCGTGGAATGAATCTTCAAAATCATTTTCTACCGCAAAGATGGAACCtcacagaataaagaaaatatcaaagaaaaggcTGTCTTCATTTGCTCATATATCGCAGGCCCTCGACACAAGCACGTGCATCTCCATCAGGATTACCAGTTGACTGTGATTCGAACACTGAACAAGGAGCTTCTCGCGATGAATTTGATAAGATTCAGAACTTCAAGAACATATGCTTCCACTTTCCACATGAAGAACGATGGATATatgttaaagaataataataataaataaataaataaatagtttgtCTGGATTCAAGAAATACACATGAAAGATTCTAAGGCCTTGCGAATGAGAAGTAATAGGTATGATACTAGTCCAGTACTTAATCCATTTGATTTAAAGCACTAATGCTTTGCTTCTAATCAAGACAGCATATTAAGTTAATGGTTTTCCACTGAGTTTTTTTATAGGTGAAAAACATTTTTCTCAAAACTCTTTAAGTCGCAATAACTTTCGATGatctcatatttgtatatatgtattcatgtatgtatgtgtatgtatatattcataaatctatttGAGAGCGACTATATTTGTAgcataatgatatgtatatatcaatatgtgaaaagaaaaaattgaatatatatgtgcatgcatatatcagTATAAATGATGCAGGACCTTATCATCatgttatcaatataaaaatatagacattAAATCGTCTCCAATTTCATTTACATAttggtgatagtaatgaaaataacgataatgatgacgatgaggagattgataaggataaatataataatgatattggcaatgataataatcgtaaaaacaataataacatggtAATTATATTAAAGTTGTTATAACGATGGCGTTTATAACaagtcaatgataataacaatacatatagtgacgatgaggatattgataatgataaagataataaagaaattgagaaagataacaataacagtaggaatgataataacaataatagtatgatAGTCATAttacagtgattataataacgtTTATAACAATTTGTCTATtaccttatttttgtttttcgttaatACTATTAAGCATTAAGCATATTGAAGGCATTGTCATCCTAACTGACATTGCCACAGTTGATGTGATCACTGTCGCTtaagtaattatattgataagaaaTGGACTAAAAGTATTCCTAGTAATGGTATTGACTTTGATAATGACATGAATAGTCACAGTATGTTATCGATAATTCTTTATAAAACCTTTGTGTGGACCTTCGCATACGCGTGTTGATGTGTGTAGATTTTCACATACATAGccaacaaacatacatgcacatacatatgattCTCTTTTACCTCATTTCTCTTTTGAAATGTCCGCGTAACCATGTCCACCAGagcgagacaaaagagagagttcCGCGTGACTATATAAAGCCTCAGGCCGTAGTCGGCGCCATCACTCCCTCCGCCGCCATGTCCTTAAGGTAGGCTCGCGGACTAGCTCTCCCGAGGCTGTGAAGTGACTCGTTAtttgaacaaaagagagaaatagtgaacATGAAGAGCGCTGTCTATTCTGTATGAGCGTCAACGATATTGTTCAATATGAGGGATTTGAAAATGCATTTTGTAATAGATATAAACAATATAAGTGAATTTGGAGCTTGTAATTGTGTCTGTAAATattcagataaagaaaaaaaaaaaacaggattaaTTTCTCTTGATTTCCAGATCGCTGTCATCGCTTGCCTGGCTGTTGTGGCCATAGCTGATaaggccccccctccccctccccccgccccctaccaccccccacctgccccctaccaccctccaccaccgGCCTACCACAGCGAACCGCATTACCCTGATGTAAGTGTAAtatcctgtttctcttctcttttatgaaCTGCATTTCACTACCAATAATTTAACTATCTGGTACGTAATTCTATAAATCCAATAAAACCAAGTCTATCTTTGTTTACTACACTCAcgagttctttctcctttctgcagGTTCCTCCCAAGTACGCCTACAACTACGGCATCTCCGACGACTACGGCGTCAACctcggccactcggagtcccgcgacggctacaagaccgagggcagctacaccgtcgacctccccgacggccgcaagcagaccgtcaagtacgtggacaacggcgacggtctcgtagctgaggtcagctacgagggcgaggctcactaccccgagcacacccccgcctacgcccctcctccccctgcactCTATGAATAATATGATTCCATTCtttgtaaaaacaaaaatcattcacTCATTGTTCTACATCCTCaaacatgttttttgttgttacatCATCGTaccaaagataataaagataagttgAAATGACAAGTACCATTCTTACCCCAGTTACCCATTCCACATATATTTCCCGTAATTAAAAGTTGACAACATAGtagtgcatgtatttgtgtagacattcaaatgtttatatgtatgtagatacagcatataacatacatatatgtatatgaatatatatacaggctTTCTTAGTAACATTTCTGAAACACTTTCATACATACTCAGGCATGTTTGACCTTTGCGCGAAAATTATTTGAACTtgttgaaatatttttttgttttccatgCAGTGTATCGGAGAGTAGTCAAgtacttttttccatttcatttgaagCTTCTATAATGTTTTGTTTCTGATCACATTCATACTGCGATATGAAATAGGTTAAAGGTATACTATTGACTTTTTATGTGAAAGGAAGTAAAATAGCTTTTCGGAGAATAGTCATAtactttttccatttcatttgaagCTTCTGTAATGTTTTATCCTTGATTTTAATTTTATTGTTGACTTTATGTGAAGAAAAGCAATTTTTTTagtgttcattgttttttttttctttcttttttgacaaaACCGTGATGAGTTGCGACCAAGAACCAATTTCAAACAATGCATTAGTGTTTGTAGTTTCGGgatgcatatgtaaatgcatatatataagtaggtaggaatgtatatacatatatattgcagagCGACAAGGGCGGGCAGTGCcactttcctgtgtgtgtgtgcatatgtacatgcatatatatgtatatatattttatacgtatacatatatatatgcatatatctatatgtatatacatatatatgtacatacatatatacatatgtatatacatatatatctatatacatacatatatatatatatatatgtatgtatgtatgtatgtatatatataaatatttatatgtatgtatacatatatatatgcgtatgtatataaaagcatagatttatatatgtgtatgtatatatacgtgtgtgtgtgtttgtgtatgcatgtgtatatacataagcatatatttatatgtatatatacatatacatacgcatatgtatatataagcatattcttatatatgtatatatatgcatacatacataatacacacacacacacaaagacacgcactaaaaagacaaaaatatagtcATTAAGTTTTCTCTAACTTCTTTTATAATAGAATAGAAACGCAATTTACAAAAGGCTAAAAACAAAGCCAGCAAAAGCCAGGCCTCGCGAATTACACTGAACGGAGGCCAAGGTACAATTACATGACTTCCTTCCCACTGTCCTGCATGAGAGAGGGTTCAATTAAGTGAACTTGATTATAACATCATTACGCTTTTGAATTATTAAAGATTATGTTCTTATGTTCTTTGACTAACATGGATCTTTTTTGGTTaattgatactgaaaataataaatataatcatgtaaTTTGTAGAATACTATCTATAgttacactaataatgataattatgataatgatggaaataataacaaagacaacaacaaaagtaacatcaGCAAAGGAAACAACAGTGACCATAGTGATAAGACTCATCGCAATTATCAATTAACAATATCTTTAATTGCATGAATACTACCTACATCACCATGGGTATCGTTCTTATTGATACTTGGGTATTGTAACCCTcacttgcattatttccattaatatcaTAAATGTCACTTTTATTACGATACTGATGAGAATGAGACTAACAGTATTACCATTAATGACAATCAacatagtaatgatatatatatagccgtTTTGACTTACTGTTAATTCTGTATACATCCTttgcgtaaacatacacacatatgtgtttatgtatgtgtaaatttgtatgtgtacacacacatgtgtgtgtgtgtgtatatatacataaatgcagtaACTATGGACAACCCGTACGATTCAAAGTCCTCAAGAGCGAGATTGGCTAAAAAACGAAGACACAGAACCAGCTGTCTGATTTGGGGATTGGCTAATCAGATGGCTAATAAGATATCAAAGTAtcatttatgtttgtctgtctttcgcaTCACAGGCGGCTGGTTTTAAAACTTGTGAGACCGACAAAAACGTGGTTTTAGATGAATATGTGATGAGGCTTAAAAAAAAGTGCATTATAGGGTTTCACAGAAATAATGTAACATGTGCTGATTAACAATGATTTTTGATTCTAGGTTATTAATAAtagcatcacacacacgcatgtacatgcaCGCAAGCATGTGAGTGCGTATACCGATGATGtctcttcgttttatttatttctcactaTATCGTGTTAGGCTatctcccctgtttctctctccctctctctctctctctctctctctctctctctctctctctctttctgcctgtctctctctcattcaactctctactatatatatcataatttacgtaatacacatatagacacacacaaacacaaacacatatatatgtatatagacagtcagacagacagataaatagagagcgagCAGACAAATAGACGAAGGTACAAATACTATAGTTTTACTCgtacatgtataaaatatgtgtatatttctccTTCACCTTATTTCGCCCTTGAAATATTCATGTAATCATATCCAccagagcgaggcgagagagagagagagagagagagagagagagcaagagagagagagaaagagagaaagagaatgagagagagagagtccggggCGAGTATAAAAGCCCGAGCTGGTCGTCGGCGCCATCATTCCCTCCGCCGCCATGTCCCTCAAGGTAGGCTCGCGGACTAGCTCTCCCGAGGATGTGAAGTGACTCGTAATGTGAAGGAAAATTGTGACCAAAACACTAGATTAGATTAGATCGTCAAATGACAAAGAGGCAAATATATAAAGGTCTTTTTTGTAGTATCGATTAAATTATTTGTAACCACATGGGTAAATTTCTAATTTCCAGATCGCCGTCATCGCTTGCCTGGCTGTCGTGGCCATAGCTGATAaggccccccatccccctccccccgccccctaccttcccccacctgccccctaccaccctccaccaccgGCCTACCACAGCGAACCACATTACCCTGATGTGAGTATGCCTGCTATACCCTGgtcctcttttgtgtgtgtgtgtgtgtgtgtaatttatttcCTTGCGAATAATAGTCAGCAGATATTTTGTCGCTGTGGGGACTTTGTATGAAAAAAGACGGTTTTGATTTTATCTTGTTCTATCGCTTCaacgaaataaagaggaaaacttTCCTATTTTGCAATCCTTATATACCTTATTCAAGGCACATCTTCCCACTAAACAGGTTCCTCCCAAGTACGCCTACAACTACGGCATCTCCGACGACTACGGCGTCAACctcggccactcggagtcccgcgacggctacaagaccgagggcagctacaccgtcgacctccccgacggccgcaagcagaccgtcaagtacgtggacaacggcgacggtctcgtagctgaggtcagctacgagggcgaggctcactaccccgagcacacccccgcctacaagcccgctccccccgcctacgcccctcctccccctgcacccTATGTATAATGTGATTCCATTCtttgtaaaaacaaaaatcattcactcactcttcataaaacatgttttttgttgttacatCATTCcaccaaagataataaaaataagttgaAATGACAAGGACCATTCTTACCCCAGTGTTACCTATTCCAAATATATTTCCCGTAATTAAAAGTTGACAACATAGtagtgcatgtatttgtgtagaCATTcaaatgcttatatgtatgtagatacagcatataacataatatgtatataaatatatatacaggcttTCTTAGTAACATTTCTGAAACACTTTgatacatattcaaacatattTGTTCTTTACGCGAAAAGTATTTGAACCTGttgaaatattttgttttgttttgcatgtAGTGCATTGGAGAGTAGCCAAgtactttttccattttgtttgaacTTCTATAATGTTTTGTTTCTGATCACAGCCATACTGCGATTTAAGATAGGCTAAAGGTATACCATTGACTTTTTATGTGAAATGAAGTAAAATAGCTTCTCGGAGAGTAGTCGTGTACTTTTTCCATATCATTTGAAGCTTCTGTAATGCTTTGTTCTTAATATTAATTTTGTGATtgaagaaaaacattttttttttaatgtttatcagAACAAATTTCGACAACACCGTGATTTGTTACGACCAAGAACCAACCAATTTCAAACAATGCACCAGTGTTTGTGGTTCCGGgacgcatatgtaaatacatatatgtaagtaggtaggaatgtatatacatgtatattgcagGGCGACACGGACAGGCAGTGCCACTTTCCTAGTCCCTGACTATACTCGTGgtggtattgtatatatatgtatgtatgtgtgtgtgcatatgtacatgcatatacatgtatatatattttatacatatacatatatatatgatatatatatatatatgtatatacatatatatatgtatatacatatatgtatatacatatatatgtatatatatatatatatatatatatatatatatgtatgtatatatacatatatatatgcgtatgtatataaaagcatagttttatatatgtgtatatatatgtgtgtgtgtgtgtttgtgtatgcatgtgtatatacataagcatatatttatatgtgtatatatacatatacatacgcatatgtatatataagcatattcttatatgtgtatatatatatgcatacatacatacatatatacatacatacacacgcacacacacacacaaacacaaagacacacactaaaACGACAAAAATATAGACATTAACTTTTCTCTAACTTCTTTTATAATAGAATAGAAACGCAATTTACAAAAGGCAAACAAAAGGCTCTAAACAAAGCCAGCAAAAGCCAGGCCTCGCGAATTACACTGAACGGAGGTCAAGATACAATTACATTATTTCCTTCCCACTGTCCTGCATGAGAGAGGATTCGATTAAATGAACTTGATTATAACATCATTACGCTTTTGAATTATTAAAGATTATGTTCTTATGTTCTTTGACTAACATGGATCTTTTTTGGTTaattaatactgaaaataataaatgtaatcatGGAATTTGTAGAATACTATCTATAGTTacactaataaggataattatgataatgatggaaatgataacaaagataacaacaaaagtaacatcaGCAAAggcaacaacaatgatcatagtgataagaCTCATCGCAATTATCAATCAACAGTATCTTTAATTGCAT
This genomic interval carries:
- the LOC138860478 gene encoding cuticle protein 7-like, which produces MDLPWYSNTDCNEEHDHGDCSRLIFLNFQIAVIACLAVVAIADKAPHPPPPAPYHPPPAPYHPPHAPYHSEPHYPDVPPKYAYNYGISDDYGVNLGHSESRDGYKTEGSYTVDLPDGRKQTVKYVDNGDGLVAEVSYEGEAHYPEHTPAYKPAPPAYAPPPPAPYE
- the LOC138860479 gene encoding larval cuticle protein A2B-like, with translation MEPHRIKKISKKRLSSFAHISQALDTSTCISIRITNKEKKKTGLISLDFQIAVIACLAVVAIADKAPPPPPPAPYHPPPAPYHPPPPAYHSEPHYPDVPPKYAYNYGISDDYGVNLGHSESRDGYKTEGSYTVDLPDGRKQTVKYVDNGDGLVAEVSYEGEAHYPEHTPAYAPPPPALYE
- the LOC138860480 gene encoding cuticle protein 7-like, whose translation is MSLKIAVIACLAVVAIADKAPHPPPPAPYLPPPAPYHPPPPAYHSEPHYPDVPPKYAYNYGISDDYGVNLGHSESRDGYKTEGSYTVDLPDGRKQTVKYVDNGDGLVAEVSYEGEAHYPEHTPAYKPAPPAYAPPPPAPYV